Below is a genomic region from Scheffersomyces stipitis CBS 6054 chromosome 8, complete sequence.
ATTCTATGGTATTATTCTACAGTATAATACATTGTGCCTGTCTTaacatttttcattttgtACCCCTGGCTATATGGACTTGGAAAGTATGAAGGCATCTGGATTAGACAAGCCTTGATCCTTGTAGTAGTCCTTGAGgacttcttcacttttgGCGAACCCATGCTTTTCGTACCATTCAACAGCTGCAGTGTTGTCTATATGAACATGAAACACTATTTCGTGAAtaaacttcttctttgtttcctcttccaagaatttaAGCAATCTTTCACCGATACCTAAACCTCTGTAAGCTTCCAATACAGCAAACGACTCAACGTACACAGCATTAGGAACAATTTTGGCATTGatctgctgttgctgcaTGTTTTCATATGTCGATATCTTATGAGCCGAGTTGATAGTTTTAGCCTTAATAGCTCCAACAGGTAATTCGGAATAGTATGCTAACTTGACAATCTGGTCAGTGTTCAAAGAATCCTTGTACCATTGTTCAGAGTAAGAAGTTGGCAACGTGACCAGattgattttcttgaatacTCCAATGTTGTTGACCGTGAGATCATCCAAGGATACGATATCTCTTCCCATTACGTCTATTGAGGCTTTTACGTGGTAAattgaagacgaaatcTGCTGTAGAAATTATAGATTGGTATATcgagtgaaaaatctggCATATAAGAATCTCTGGCCGATTATTGTCTACCAAAAAGTGATCGTATTAATTGTGATTTCCCTCCGATAAGGAGACACGTTGTGAAGTTGTATCGTTTTGATGCCAATTTCAACCTTGGGAATCATACACAGTTGCTGGCAGCCCTTGAATGTTAGTAAGTTTTAGGTATGGTCGTATAAATCACATGACACATCACGTGCACACAACCATAATCAGTCAAAACGGTAGAAATATGCATCTAGATCCGAATCGATGCTTATTTCCCTTCCTCCAGCGATAGATCCGAGAGCCACAGAGTTACCAAATCACTAAAAGTAGATCTGTGATTCCCCTCCTCTGCTTACAAAATGCCCCATTTTCATATGCCTGTTAAATGACTTGGGAGCGAATGAGAATAAAATGCACGTGATCACACCAATAGCTGGGGTATGTAGCCCTACTTTTTGAATACGCTAAACGActgttcttctcttcctAGGCTATTCTTTAAGTTAGTTTACTTGTTTCGAATCAAATACAACTGCAACTAAATGATCGGATATATAATTGTGCTACTTGtagtcttctttcttgcgagaagtcttctttcagACATCGCCGTGATAAATCCATTTGGAGCCAAAGAGGCTGAAGACGAGACTGTCATAGAAGGCAAGTTCACACCCCAGACTTTGGTCAAATACAATGGTGTTGACAGCCCCAAGGTGTTCATCGCTGTGAAAGGCAGAGTTTTTGATGTTAGTCAGGGTGCTTCTTTCTACGGTCCTGGAGGTCCTTATGCCAATTTTGCTGGTAGAGATGCTTCGAGAGGTTTGGCTTTCAACTCGTTTGAAAAGATCTGCTTGACTCCCATTGACCAGCCaattgacaagttggaagatCTTACCGAAGGCGAGAAGGAGTCTTTGAACAACTGGGAAGAGCACTTTGAGAACAAGTACCCAATTGTCGGTACCTTGCACGAAAACAACTGAACCATTTGCCTGGTGGCATGGTTGGTGCTAGTAGCTAGCTAAGAGCAATACCTAGTTACGAAATATATAGTTTAGACCGCTTTCCTACAATGTTTAGCTAATATAATGTCTTATGAGACCGAGGATGGCAGGGCACAGACTTGTACTTGTACTTGTAAACTCTGCAATTGCAGCAATTATTGGTTCTTGCCATAGCTGTAGTTTTGGTTGGTTCGGTACAGTCTGTAGACTCTCATAGTTAATTCTTACATTTAGGCAAAATATAAATCATTTCATAAAGCATTTGTAGCCCATACAATTTTCTTAATTGAACACATTATTATACTTATCAGTTCATACTTGTATCCCATTATACGCTTACTTAGCCTTCGGCAACAGTCAAGATCAAAGGCTCCCGTTTAACGGTGTGCTCTGTTCACCGATAGTTAAGGCTACATCAATTATTAGTCGTGGCTGTACCGCACATGCAAAAAATTTGAGAAGTTATAGCTAGAATCTTTTAGTTGCAACTCTCCTCCTCATTGTACATAGCACCAACATACACCATGAGTTATCGTGGACGGGGTAGAGGCGGTTTCCACAACCAgaataacttcaacaacagaaacaacaacaataaccaAAACAATGGTGCGTTTGGCAATCCTCAAAACCACCAGAACCAGGCTGAACAGTTCGCAGCGCAGAACTCGGTACCCATAGAGATTGTAGGTTGGAACGGGGCCAGTCCCGCCGAATGTATCAGTTTCATTTCGAGAAAGTGCCGTGTAGCAGTTTCCAACTACAATGTGGATCCAGGCTCTGGAATTCTCAAGGGATACGTTAAAAATCAAAACGATGCTGCGACGTTGATGAACTGGAATGGTGTGAAATTCGCAGGTCAATCGTTAAAATTCTCAAAAGTAAATGTAGGTTCACAGGTACAGAGTGCCACGACTTCCAATGCCATTGAAGTCATcaccaatttcttgaagtcaCGCTACCAGCCAGATATCAAGTTGCTCAACTTGACTAACGTCAAACTGGACCCAAACCTCAGCGCTCAAGGATTCTTTGGCTCAATATCCACATCGTCTAAATTCTTCCCTGCTTTGATGAAGGTAGCAGAGGACAATAAGTTGGATGTTCTCAGCGTGGATTTGTCTGCTAATGAGTTGTCTGATCTTTCTAGTATTTCCACGTTGGCTCATACATTCCCTCAATTGCAAAACCTAAGTCTCATGAacaataacttcaacaagttgaaagtgTTTGAAACGTGGAGACACAAGTTGAATTTTCTTAGAGAGTTGATCTTGGGTGGCAATCCTCTCTTAGCCAACCAAACAAACCCAGcagaaatcaacaagatcaagcTCGAGCTAATGAAGTCTTTCCCCCGTCTCGTAGTGTTAGACGGAGAAATACTAAGAAACGAGCAATTGTTGTCCACAACATTGTCGTTGCCCTTTACTGGATCCACGTCAATGTTCTTCCAGGATGAAGAGATCCGTAACATGTCAACAAACTTCATATCTaactacttgaagttaTGGGATGGCAATAGAGGAGATCTCATGATTCTCTACCAGAGCGAATCACAGTTCTCCATACAAGTAGACTCTTCGCACCCATATCTTCTCGacacaacaacaaccacTCTGTACTCCAACGGTGGGACAGACTTCGGTAACTACTTGTCAAACTCGAGAAACTTGACCAGAGTCTCCTCTATCAAATCCAGAATAAGCAGAGTAGCCATTGGTCAAGAACAAATATTCAAGGCTTTCAACCAACTCCCCAAAACTCGTCACGATTTAATGACTAACCCAGACTTGTTCAGCATGGAGTGTTTCCGTTTCCCGTTGTTGAACGGAATCATGATTGTGATCCACGGCagttttgaagaaacagcaCAACCGGAAACGGACCCCAACGCCAACAATGCACAAAATGGTCCTAGAGGCCGTTTCAACCATCCAAAGCACAAAAAGCCTGCTTTGAGCAAGAAGAGCTTTGATAGAACATTCGTTGTGATTCCTGGCCCCAATGGGTCAATGATCGTAGCCAGTGATTTGCTTTCCATAAGACCACATGCCGGAAAGGATGCCTGGAATACTGTAGCTAAAGTGCCTGCTGCAGCCATTGCATCTGGAACAGCTTCACCAGCACCTGTAGCTCCCGTAGGTGTTCCTCAGCGAGTCCCTACACCTGCAGATTTACCCCAGGATATCAAGGCTAACCTCAACCctcttcaacaagagcTTCTTGTCAAGATTCTTGTCGaaaccaaattgaacatGCAATACAGCATTATGCTTTGCGAACAGAGCAACTGGGACTACCAGCAATGTACCATAAATTTCAAAAACTCAGCAGCCACACTTCCCAGAGAAGCGTTTGCTGCTTGAGTAGcaaaaatgaagatatttAGAGTAAATAGGACTATCTATTCATTGACAAAAATATATACATCTACTGTGGATCACGAAAGAGTGATCCTGTTACAACGTTTACCATTTAACTATACTGATGTAGAAGAATAAAAACCAATAAAAGAATAACTACATTAGTGCaattgtttctttcaagGAGTCTATATTTGTGAAATCTGTATTCTTGTAGAAGTGGTCTGCTTGTTCTAATTATTTCCTTGTAGTAGAAATCGCAGCTATTCACTTTACGCATATCGCTGCTCTCAGAAAAGTCACacaaaatttgaattttccaAGTATTCTTACACTAATCTACTCTTTCTACATTGCAAACAACACTGGCCAGACAAGAATGTCTATATAACACTGTCGTACACATTCACAATGGGTTACAATATAGCAATGGTAAccgacttcttctaccCACAGCCTGGTGGGGTAGAGTTCCATGTGTACCACTTATCGCAGAAGTTGATAGACTTGGGACACTCTGTAGTGATCATTACCCATTCGTATGGGTCCCGAAATGGGGTCAGAACATTGACAAATGGTTTAAAGGTATATTACATTCCATTTTTCGTGCTTTATAGAAGTTCTACATTTCCCACAGTGTTTCTGGCATTTCCTATATTGagaaacatcttcatcagagagCTGATAGACATAGTACATGGGCATGGCTCACTTTCGAGTTTATGCCATGAGGCAATTTTTCACGGCCGTACGATGGGAATGAAGACCGTCTTCACAGATCATTCGCTATTTGGATTTGCTGATGTTGGTTCCATCTTGGGTAACAAAGTACTAAAGTTCACCTTAAGCGATGTGGGTCATACCATATGTGTTTCGCACACTTGTAAGGAAAACACCGTCCTTAGGGCATCTTTGGATCCTCTAAGTGTTTCCGTTATTCCCAATGCTGTGATTTCCAAAGATTTCTCGCCCAAAACGGAGACAAATTGTAGAGCCAAAACTACTGTAACTATCGTAGTGATCTCCAGACTTTTCCCCAACAAGGGTGCCGATCTCTTAACTGCTATCATTCCACGTATCTGTTTGGACAGACCAGAGGTCAGGTTTTTAATAGCCGGAGATGGtcccaagttcttggatttGGAGCAAATGAGAGAAAAGTACTTCTTACAAGAAAGAGTCAAACTCATTGGTGCCGTGAAACACGAAGAAGTCAGAGACGTCATGGTGCAGGGAGACATTTACCTTCATCCCTCTCTTACTGAAGCCTTTGGCACAGTTATTGTCGAGGCGGCCTCTTGTGGTTTGTACGTCGTAACAACGAAAGTTGGAGGCATTCCAGAAGTTCTTCCAGGACACATGACAAGCTTCGCcgagccagaagaagattcgCTTGTAGCAACCGCATTGTCAGCTAttgacaagatcaaatccGGAGAAATAGACACTTCCAAGTTCCATGTAGAGGTGGCCAAAATGTACAGTTGGGAAAACATTGCCAGACGAACAGAAAATGTGTATAACTATTTGGACACTTCAAAGATCAACGTACCGCTTTTCGAGAGGTTGCAGAAGTACTATTGTTGTGGATTAATCGCCGGCAAACTCTTCGTTCTTTGTGTTATAGTAGACATCTTTCTATTGGTAATTCTTGAGTGGTTATACCCTGCTGATCATATTGACAAAACTACAAAATGGCCGAGAGCAAAGCGTAATAAAGTTGATGACCATCCTAATAATGACTAGCATATCTAATTACTGAACTATGTAATTAACGAACTAATGATATTACTTATCCTTGTATCGAACACAGTAGAATGCTCCTTCAATGATAAATTGATGTATTTTGCATTATTATTTTTGGGAACCCATTGACCGCTAGACGAAGGCAATCTTATGAACTTTGCTTCTCCAGAAAGGTGTTGCAAATGTCTTCCAACGTGATTGAGATTATCACCAGATGGAGTATTATTAGATCGATATATGAGTGGAACATCTAGCCACGATagttcattttcttcttcaacttgacgAGAGTACATCTGATCAGTAATCTTCCTCAATAACAATATTTCCTCCATTAATGCAAGTCTATCTATTGATTGATTCTCAGACTTCAAAGTAGTATACTTTCCATGAAAATCAAACTCTTGTTTAACCTGAAGTAATTTGTGAACCTCTTTCTCAAGTTTCTCATTTGAATGCATCAACTCTTCGATTCGTTTAATGCTTGTATTATGGTCTTCTTCGAGTTGACTTATCGTACTCTTGAGATGTGAAATCTTTTCTATATACTTTTCATTCAAAGATTCcatatttctttcaagtaACTTGATGTTAAGTTGAAACTCATTTATCCTCATATTTTTTTCAGCCAAGGTATTTCTAGCCTGATTAAGCTCCTCCTTTAAATCATCGCTAgatgattcttcaatagcTTTCAGGTCTGAGGACAACAGCGGTAACTCTAACTCTTCATAGATGCTTTTACCTAGAATtaattcaattttgaagTCAGTTTCAATTATTGCTCGATATGAGGCGAGATTCTTTTGAAGCTCTTCTGCCAAAGGTTCTAAACCATTTTGCTTAATATCATCGATGATGCTAGTAGTGGAACTCGATATACATTTAGCAAGAGTCAAAGTAAAGAAATCGCCTGTTTTCCCTTTTTGAAGAGGGTCTCGTATATCTGGAGTAATGTTCGTGAATTGTAAATCTGTCAATTCTTTTGGTTCAGCTATTTTAGCCAATTGGCTGTTGGCGGAAACTTGGGTATTTCGACAGTCTTTCAATAAATTGTGTAACAGTACCATCAACGGGGTTTCATAGTCATCTGATCGCTGGTCTTCAAGgacgagttcaagaaagtcaaTGAACGTTTGGCATTCAGCTTTAACATACTTCAAtataaattcaaattgaatcttGCTTTGAAATTTAATTCTGTTTTCaaagttcatcaagtcTATAATGTCTGCAATAAACTTTTGGACATTAGAAAAGTAGAAGtcatcattttcaacaTCGTTGTTATTAAATTCCAGCAACCATAATTCTATGGAGCCTAACacagaattgaagttgtcaagCTTAGAGGAAAGAACCTGTTCCTGGAAATTGTACTCAAAGAGAGTAATGATCACTTCTAGAAGGGAAACAAACACATTAGAATATTGAATACGAAGATCTCTATTGATACTTCTATTCAATTGTTTTTCAATAGACTCATCTATGCATTCAACGTAGCAGATACAGCTCTTCGCCAAGTGGATTATGTCCAATACTTTCCTATATTCCAAATGGCTAAAAGCATCATAACCAACAGCTGTTTGTAATTGGgccaacttgaaagaaTAAATCTTAGCATTCACTTTATCGGATCTGCTGGAAGTTGACAATGATGCAATTCTGGCTTTGAAGGTTTCCAATTCATTTCTCAAATCATCCAGTCCTGTttcaaatacttcaatagatttcaattggttcaatttATCTTCCATCCATTTATTCTTATTTTCAAGATCCTGGATTACTCCTTTATCTTGCCTTACAACATCCAGTAACTTTGCTAAGCTTATTCTGAGCTCTTCTTCGACATGTTTTTGATTCTCTTCTAGACTTTTATCCAACTCATGTATCTCAGTCAAGTCTTCCACTGTTTTTGTAAGGTTAACAACCTTTTGagacaattcttcattttgaCTTGTCAAATGTTCAACTACCTTTTCAAGATCTAGTACTGAATCCAACTGTTCTTGTAATGATGCAATGGTTGAATCTGCTTGGGAGAGCTTGGTTCGAAGGTCTTCGAGGTTTTTGCTCAGAAGTTGATGTCCCGACAATTCTGACTTCAATTGATTTATCTCTTTGTTCATGTTTAACTCGTTGGAATCAGTGATCGTCTGCAAACTGAGTAGAGCTGCCTCCAACTGCTTGTTTCTAAGCATGATCTTCTGTGTATCCTCCAGTCGTATTGAATCCGGCGGCAAGGCCAGTATTTCCTTTTCGAGCTGTTTATTCAACTCCGCTTCTTCCTGTAAGAGATCGAAGTCAGTTTTGAGTTCTTcatacttcaacttcaattccttgtaGTCTTGAGACAAGGCTTCCTTTGTACTTAACAAGAAATCGTGATCTGTGGCTTGCATCTCCAATTGAGACTCCAACGTTGAATTTTTGGACTCTAGCAATATCAATTTCTCCTTGTAGTCTCGAATTTCTTGACTGGCTGTTTTCAACTTAACCTGAAGTTTGTCTATTACTACATGCAAATGTGAATCTGCCAAAGGTGAAGCTGAACGAGAAACTGTATTGGGTCCGGATGACAACATTGCCTCTCTAACAAAGACTCCATACTTTCCTGAGTTACTTTTGGAAATTGCGAAGTATCTGACACCATCTATCGAGCCATCATTCTTGCCTACTGGACGATCGAGTTCTACCCCAAACCAAAACCCTGAAGCAAACTGAGTAGGCCCAGAAAATTTAATAACGCCGGGTTCATCCTTCACGAAAATTCTCTGGCCGACCTCAAACACCATATCGATAGAGGTGTGAGTCTGTACGTCAATAAGAAGCgaaaggaaaagaagcGATGAGAAGACAAgacaagaaatgaagaattgtaaaTAATGAATTCTGATAAAAGGTTGCAACTTAGATATCTGGTTCTCTGTATGCACGcccaagaacttgatctACACGAGAAAGTGTCCGGTGCACGACTAGTTTGAAAGGTAAGAATCGAGGAAGCAAATGGAAGCCGAAGAAGACCAGAAAATGATTATGTTCTGGAAGCAGCGAGTTCGTACTGTGAAAGTCAAGTCCTGATTTATAAGAAGTGAGGAGCTCAGCGAAGGAGAAGTGTAGTATTCGGAGTACAATACTTAAATAAGAATGGCTCTGTATGCAGTCACACCTGCGTTATAAAATTCAATTAGCGCGTCTTGatacaattgaaaatgtGGCTACTAGAATTTTCAGTAATGAAACAAAACTTATACCAATAATTTAGATCAAAATCATAACCTTAGCTCAGAACTCCAGGAAGCGTACATTAGAAGAGGTTCATTACACAACTGTGAAGTAAAACATATTGAAATCCTCGTATATAACAATATATCAAACCCCATTGCTGAATCTAATTCATAATTTGTATCATTAGCACTGTTGATTCATCATGTCTCACAACAATTCATCCATTTCCACAGCGGCCAACACATCCAAACGAGGATTGGGAAACCTCAAGGTTGAGCTCTTGAATGAGCAGAAACAGGAAATCAGAGAGGctttctctcttttcgATATGAATAATGATGGCTACTTAGACTACCATGAACTCAAAGTAGCCTTCAGAGCCCTAGGCTTTGATTTGTCCAAGAGAGAAGTCCTTGACGTGATACACGAGTACGACACAGACGACCGAAACTTGATATCGTACGAAAACTTCTTTCAATCAGGTACGTATTCTATAACTATTTGGAAACTTAAAAGTACATTTACTAACAAAGCAGTGGGCGAGAGAATCGTCAACAGAGATCCGTTGGACGAAGTGCGTCGTGCATTCAAACTTTTTGACGATGATAATACAGGGAAGATAAGTTTAAGAAACTTGAGAAGAGTAGCCAAGGAATTGGGTGAAAACTTGACCGATGACGAGTTGAGAGCCATGATTGATGAGTTCGACTTGGACGAAGATGGAGAAAGTAAGTATAAATCTCTATGAGAACGATAAGAATCCAATTCAAGAACGTGAATACTAACCAATTCTAGTaaacgaagaagagtttATTAAGATCTGCACTGAATAGAGGTAGAGTAGAGTGCATTGTATAGTATGAATGTATTGCCATAGACAAAACTCAATGTAGACTGGAATGTTCACATTaacaaaatgaaaatattTGTGAGTGGTTCACCGTGTTTCTCTCAGAGTAAGTATATAGAGATGATATTTTGGAAAGCAAACTGctattttcaatctttttCTACTCCACATTATCTACATACTACCATTCTatatatttttcagtcgCGCTACCAATTATATTTTTGTGCGTGTGCAGCCCAAAcgacttttcaa
It encodes:
- a CDS encoding protein kinase, with protein sequence MVFEVGQRIFVKDEPGVIKFSGPTQFASGFWFGVELDRPVGKNDGSIDGVRYFAISKSNSGKYGVFVREAMLSSGPNTVSRSASPLADSHLHVVIDKLQVKLKTASQEIRDYKEKLILLESKNSTLESQLEMQATDHDFLLSTKEALSQDYKELKLKYEELKTDFDLLQEEAELNKQLEKEISALPPDSIRSEDTQKIMLRNKQLEAALLSLQTITDSNELNMNKEINQLKSELSGHQLSSKNLEDLRTKLSQADSTIASLQEQLDSVLDLEKVVEHLTSQNEELSQKVVNLTKTVEDLTEIHELDKSLEENQKHVEEELRISLAKLSDVVRQDKGVIQDLENKNKWMEDKLNQLKSIEVFETGSDDLRNELETFKARIASLSTSSRSDKVNAKIYSFKLAQLQTAVGYDAFSHLEYRKVLDIIHLAKSCICYVECIDESIEKQLNRSINRDLRIQYSNVFVSLLEVIITLFEYNFQEQVLSSKLDNFNSVLGSIELWLSEFNNNDVENDDFYFSNVQKFIADIIDLMNFENRIKFQSKIQFEFILKYVKAECQTFIDFLELVLEDQRSDDYETPLMVSLHNLLKDCRNTQVSANSQLAKIAEPKELTDLQFTNITPDIRDPLQKGKTGDFFTLTLAKCISSSTTSIIDDIKQNGLEPLAEELQKNLASYRAIIETDFKIELILGKSIYEELELPSLSSDSKAIEESSSDDLKEELNQARNTLAEKNMRINEFQLNIKLLERNMESLNEKYIEKISHLKSTISQLEEDHNTSIKRIEELMHSNEKLEKEVHKLLQVKQEFDFHGKYTTLKSENQSIDRLALMEEILLLRKITDQMYSRQVEEENELSWLDVPLIYRSNNTPSGDNLNHVGRHLQHLSGEAKFIRLPSSS
- a CDS encoding peptide N-acetyl transferase (go_function N-acetyltransferase activity): MGRDIVSLDDLTVNNIGVFKKINSVTLPTSYSEQWYKDSLNTDQIVKLAYYSELPVGAIKAKTINSAHKISTYENMQQQQINAKIVPNAVYVESFAVLEAYRGLGIGERLLKFLEEETKKKFIHEIVFHVHIDNTAAVEWYEKHGFAKSEEVLKDYYKDQGLSNPDAFILSKSI
- a CDS encoding spindle pole body calcium-binding protein component (go_function calcium ion binding); translated protein: MSHNNSSISTAANTSKRGLGNLKVELLNEQKQEIREAFSLFDMNNDGYLDYHELKVAFRALGFDLSKREVLDVIHEYDTDDRNLISYENFFQSAVGERIVNRDPLDEVRRAFKLFDDDNTGKISLRNLRRVAKELGENLTDDELRAMIDEFDLDEDGEINEEEFIKICTE
- the SPT14 gene encoding N-acetylglucosaminyl-phosphatidylinositol (GPI) biosynthetic protein (N-acetylglucosaminyltransferase complex, subunit PIG-A/SPT14, required for phosphatidylinositol biosynthesis/Sulfolipid synthase Lipid transport and metabolism~go_process biosynthesis), with translation MGYNIAMVTDFFYPQPGGVEFHVYHLSQKLIDLGHSVVIITHSYGSRNGVRTLTNGLKVYYIPFFVLYRSSTFPTVFSAFPILRNIFIRESIDIVHGHGSLSSLCHEAIFHGRTMGMKTVFTDHSLFGFADVGSILGNKVLKFTLSDVGHTICVSHTCKENTVLRASLDPLSVSVIPNAVISKDFSPKTETNCRAKTTVTIVVISRLFPNKGADLLTAIIPRICLDRPEVRFLIAGDGPKFLDLEQMREKYFLQERVKLIGAVKHEEVRDVMVQGDIYLHPSLTEAFGTVIVEAASCGLYVVTTKVGGIPEVLPGHMTSFAEPEEDSLVATALSAIDKIKSGEIDTSKFHVEVAKMYSWENIARRTENVYNYLDTSKINVPLFERLQKYYCCGLIAGKLFVLCVIVDIFLLVILEWLYPADHIDKTTKWPRAKRNKVDDHPNND
- a CDS encoding putative sterol-binding protein; the protein is AKEAEDETVIEGKFTPQTLVKYNGVDSPKVFIAVKGRVFDVSQGASFYGPGGPYANFAGRDASRGLAFNSFEKICLTPIDQPIDKLEDLTEGEKESLNNWEEHFENKYPIVGTLHENN
- the MEX67 gene encoding nuclear mRNA export, poly(A)+RNA binding protein (mRNA export factor mex67) — protein: MSYRGRGRGGFHNQNNFNNRNNNNNQNNGAFGNPQNHQNQAEQFAAQNSVPIEIVGWNGASPAECISFISRKCRVAVSNYNVDPGSGILKGYVKNQNDAATLMNWNGVKFAGQSLKFSKVNVGSQVQSATTSNAIEVITNFLKSRYQPDIKLLNLTNVKSDPNLSAQGFFGSISTSSKFFPALMKVAEDNKLDVLSVDLSANELSDLSSISTLAHTFPQLQNLSLMNNNFNKLKVFETWRHKLNFLRELILGGNPLLANQTNPAEINKIKLELMKSFPRLVVLDGEILRNEQLLSTTLSLPFTGSTSMFFQDEEIRNMSTNFISNYLKLWDGNRGDLMILYQSESQFSIQVDSSHPYLLDTTTTTSYSNGGTDFGNYLSNSRNLTRVSSIKSRISRVAIGQEQIFKAFNQLPKTRHDLMTNPDLFSMECFRFPLLNGIMIVIHGSFEETAQPETDPNANNAQNGPRGRFNHPKHKKPALSKKSFDRTFVVIPGPNGSMIVASDLLSIRPHAGKDAWNTVAKVPAAAIASGTASPAPVAPVGVPQRVPTPADLPQDIKANLNPLQQELLVKILVETKLNMQYSIMLCEQSNWDYQQCTINFKNSAATLPREAFAA